The following proteins come from a genomic window of Mauremys mutica isolate MM-2020 ecotype Southern chromosome 7, ASM2049712v1, whole genome shotgun sequence:
- the INTS5 gene encoding integrator complex subunit 5 has translation MSALCDPPGASPPGPPQNPAHGAHPPLSSQELAQEIKAFLSGVDPVHGNKLTIKEHARCAILLLRSLPPARSAVLDHLRNVFDEYVCTYLLELESSEAGLGARRTQGPNLDDVVQEIQNVLSEFVRMNPKAWAPVVSAWSIDLMGQLSSKYAGRHGVPHASSLNELLQLWMSCKATRTLMDIYTQCLSSMISTCPDACVDALLDTSVQHSPHFDWVVAHIGSSFPNTIISRVLSCGLKDFCVHGAAPVDLLFPTAADKRVPKIASVVGILGHLASRHSDSIKQELLRMFHESLGPVRDQQQKATVPFLLQLAVMSPMLLGTISSELVDSLKPSVLSQLHQHFTALPREDLENMVSIVVHLICQTSAGAYRILQFLVNTAMPASVITTPGLAVHDSVREACDRIIQLLLLNLQKLVYNRGSASLGDAPPRAVPFLDELKGHVRELCVETLRLERKRFLWQHQLLGLLSVYCTPSCATDALFYLLTLARSQEELGLATQLYAVLSSCMSDLLPATVKKCVCQIHTGGLSEQHMVQLFHNLALIVQWEGEGPASMSAQLGTVLSLHLYDLGQLLLHRNPEVAEAASLLLSVCPLPRAIRPAHLLVIIRSAVHQFFLVLHRQCPTGISYSTRLLSRLSGASPAAMKAILQQLVEGALHPGNAELFGGLAKPPAGDDASLEGTRISLLDINRRFTTAVNFSGSVWSVFHAGVIGHGLKPPQPARQQEPEEIVHNVQNFLSLLLRCCRGGRYGAPEPLAHTAAVNPEAAKAVAVVLVESICPDVTNSELGWPPEEHTRSTVERDIQICRRFRDNPLLFQLLRLVAAGPPALCYCSVLLRGLLATLMAHWEASRHGDTTSSPWHLHASCALVACMAEGSLLPPVLGNMHEIFHQLAPFEVHLLLLSVWDYMRDNSPLPQKFTFQADKGLFFRDFSRDCDVGKYLCVLHSVLHKNIDRLGLLSGRFQT, from the exons ATGTCAGCGCTGTGCGACCCCCCGGGGGCGTCGCCGCCAGGGCCGCCCCAGAACCCGGCCCACGGGGCCCACCCGCCGCTCAG TTCCCAGGAGCTGGCCCAGGAGATCAAAGCCTTCCTGAGCGGTGTGGACCCTGTGCATGGTAACAAATTGACCATCAAGGAACATGCCCGCTGTGCCATCCTGTTGCTGCGCAGCCTGCCCCCTGCACGCAGTGCCGTGCTGGACCATCTGCGCAATGTCTTTGATGAGTATGTCTGCACCTACCTGTTGGAGCTGGAGAGCAGTGAggcggggctgggtgccaggcgGACTCAGGGGCCCAACCTGGATGACGTTGTGCAGGAGATCCAGAATGTGCTGTCTGAGTTTGTCCGCATGAACCCCAAGGCCTGGGCACCTGTGGTCTCAGCCTGGTCCATAGACCTGATGGGGCAGCTGAGCAGCAAGTACGCAGGGCGGCATGGTGTGCCCCACGCCTCCAGCCTCAatgagctgctgcagctgtggaTGTCATGTAAGGCCACTCGGACGCTGATGGACATCTACACCCAGTGCCTGTCCTCCATGATCAGTACCTGCCCTGATGCCTGTGTGGATGCCCTGCTGGACACCTCAGTGCAGCATTCTCCGCACTTCGACTGGGTGGTGGCTCACATTGGCTCCTCTTTCCCCAACACCATCATCAGCCGTGTCCTCTCCTGCGGCCTCAAAGACTTCTGCGTCCACGGGGCAGCCCCTGTTGACCTGCTCTTCCCCACTGCTGCTGACAAGCGAGTGCCCAAGATTGCCTCGGTAGTGGGCATCCTGGGCCACCTGGCCTCACGCCACTCAGACAGCATCAAGCAGGAGCTGCTGCGGATGTTCCACGAGAGCCTGGGCCCTGTGCGTGACCAGCAGCAGAAAGCTACAGTGCCCTTCCTGCTGCAGCTGGCCGTCATGTCGCCCATGCTGCTGGGGACCATCTCCTCTGAACTGGTGGACTCCCTCAAGCCGAGCGTGCTGAGCCAGCTGCACCAGCACTTCACTGCACTGCCCCGCGAGGATCTGGAGAACATGGTGAGCATAGTAGTGCATCTCATCTGCCAGACGTCAGCAGGGGCCTACCGTATCCTGCAGTTCCTGGTCAACACGGCCATGCCAGCCTCGGTCATCACCACGCCAGGGCTGGCTGTCCATGACAGCGTGCGTGAGGCCTGTGACCGCATCatccagctgttgctgctcaacCTGCAGAAGCTGGTGTACAACCGGGGCTCGGCAAGCCTGGGGGACGCCCCGCCCCGGGCTGTGCCCTTCCTGGATGAGCTGAAGGGCCACGTGCGGGAGCTGTGTGTGGAGACGCTGCGGCTAGAGCGCAAGCGCTTCCTGtggcagcaccagctgctggggCTCCTCTCAGTCTACTGCACCCCCAGCTGCGCCACAGATGCCCTTTTCTACCTGCTCACGCTGGCCCGGAGCCAGGAGGAACTGGGCCTGGCCACGCAGCTCTACGCTGTGCTGAGCTCCTGCATGAGCGACCTGCTGCCAGCCACTGTCAAGAAGTGCGTGTGCCAGATCCACACAGGGGGGCTGTCGGAGCAGCACATGGTGCAGCTGTTCCACAACCTGGCCCTGATTGtgcagtgggagggagagggccCTGCCTCCATGAGTGCCCAGCTAGGGACTGTCCTCTCTCTGCATCTCTACGACCtcgggcagctgctgctgcatcgCAATCCTGAAGTGGCTgaggctgcctccctgctgctttcCGTCTGTCCCTTGCCCCGGGCCATCCGGCCGGCTCACTTGCTTGTCATCATCCGTTCAGCTGTGCACCAATTCTTCCTAGTGCTGCACCGCCAGTGCCCCACGGGCATCAGCTACAGCACCCGGCTGCTCTCTCGTCTTAGTGGGGCCTCTCCAGCTGCCATGAAGGCCATCCTGCAGCAGCTGGTGGAGGGAGCCCTGCACCCAGGGAATGCTGAGCTCTTCGGAGGCCTGGCCAAACCGCCTGCTGGGGATGACGCCAGCCTGGAAGGCACCAGGATCTCCCTGTTGGACATCAACCGGCGCTTCACGACTGCTGTCAACTTCTCTGGCAGTGTGTGGTCAGTATTCCATGCCGGGGTGATTGGGCATGGGCTGAAGCCACCCCAGCCCGCCCGGCAGCAGGAGCCTGAGGAGATTGTGCACAATGTCCAGAACTTTCTGAGCCTGCTGTTGCGCTGCTGCCGGGGCGGGCGCTACGGTGCGCCTGAACCCCTGGCCCACACAGCGGCTGTCAACCCCGAGGCAGCCAAGGCAGTGGCTGTGGTGCTGGTGGAGAGCATCTGCCCCGACGTCACCAACAGCGAGCTGGGCTGGCCGCCCGAGGAGCACACCCGCAGCACGGTGGAGCGCGACATCCAGATCTGCCGGCGTTTCCGTGACAACCCGCTGCTCTTCCAGCTGCTGCGGCTGGTGGCAGctggccccccagccctgtgctactGCTCCGTGCTGTTGCGTGGCCTGCTAGCCACCCTCATGGCCCACTGGGAGGCCTCACGTCACGGTGACACCACCAGCTCACCGTGGCACCTGCATGCCTCCTGCGCCCTGGTGGCCTGCATGGccgagggctccctgctgccgcCAGTGCTTGGCAACATGCATGAGATCTTCCATCAGCTGGCGCCCTTCGAGgtgcatctgctgctgctgagcgTCTGGGACTACATGCGGGAcaacagccccctgccccagaagtTCACCTTCCAGGCCGATAAGGGGCTTTTCTTCCGCGACTTCTCCCGTGACTGTGATGTTGGGAAGTATCTCTGCGTGCTGCACAGTGTGCTGCACAAGAATATCGACCGCCTGGGGCTGCTGTCAGGGCGCTTCCAGACCTAG